The genomic segment GGTGCCGTACGAGTGAGGCGACAGCGTTGTCGCACTGTCGCCGAGTGTAGTCCAGCTTGGCGTCGAAAAAGAAGTAGATCGAAGAATGCGAGTCAGTTGCGTTCGGATAATTGTATGCGTCGGTTGGAATTCACTTCACTCTTAAAGTTTCTGAAACAATATGGCAGACCAGCAGATAGAACTAAATGACCCTGCGACATCAGAAGTGGGATCTGCCTTGCCTACAAATACCACCGATGCATACTTGGCAGCTTTACAACTGCAAAACAACAACCTTTTGCAGATCATTAAAAATATGCAGACACCAAGAGCTCCGGCAACTGATGAAAAGGGAAAACATGTAACTCTGCCAAAATTTAATCCTGAGGGAGCTGGAGCAGACGCCACAGCTTGGTGTACGACAGTGGATCTCATATTTGCTGATAAAATGCCAGAAGGAAGCACCCTGATGATAAGTTTAAGTAAGGCGCTAGAGGGAAGCGCATCACAATGGCTGTCCCAAATATGCTTTGTGCAACGCTTTGTTGGCATAGAAACGTCTGCGGCTATactgatgaaaattttgaaCGGGCGACCAAAGTCTGGAGAAAGCTACACCGAGTATGGCAGCCGAATTGTCACCCTAATAAtgtcaaaatttaaatctaatGATGGAGGAAATCGCGTTTCCTAGCTCTGGCCCATGGCACAAATGATGACAAATTGTGcgctttttttaaaacaaattaaaaccgaaatgaaacaacaaaactAAAGCGCACACTTTAAGAAGCGAATAGATGACGATCATCTACAACAGCCGGAGCGTAAAAAGCTAAGTATCTCTCAGTGAAATGCAACTATTGTGGAAAGTCTGGGCATAAATATGCTGAATGTCGTGCTCGGCAAAGGACACCAATTCAAGGAAAAAGCCACTACAGAAGTTCATCGCAAGGATCAAAAGACCGGTCAACTGTCAAATGTTTCAAATGCGACGAGCTTGGACATTTCGCATCCGCTTGCCCAAAAGGACGACCACGAGGAAACGACCGAGTAATTGAGAAACGTGTAGACATCTGTACTGTAGCTCCGCCATCAGGAACAAAATGCAGTTCAACCGGTGAGTCTATTCCATTTTGTTTCGACTCCGGAGCTGAATGCTCCTTGGTTAAGGAAAGCGTCGCCGATAAGTTTAGTGGTAAAAGAATTAATAACATTGTAAAGTTAAACGGTATAAGCAATGATTCAATATGTATCACTCAACAACTATTATGTAATATAAGTATTGATCAATGTTATTTCGAGATTTTGTTACATGTTATTATGGATAAGTATTTGAAACATGATGTACTGATTGGTCGTGAAATTTTTAGTCAAACGACAATACAG from the Drosophila willistoni isolate 14030-0811.24 unplaced genomic scaffold, UCI_dwil_1.1 Seg312, whole genome shotgun sequence genome contains:
- the LOC124461308 gene encoding uncharacterized protein LOC124461308, which translates into the protein MADQQIELNDPATSEVGSALPTNTTDAYLAALQLQNNNLLQIIKNMQTPRAPATDEKGKHVTLPKFNPEGAGADATAWCTTVDLIFADKMPEGSTLMISLSKALEGSASQWLSQICFVQRFVGIETSAAILMKILNGRPKSGESYTEYGSRIVTLIMSKFKSNDGGNRVS